The sequence TGTCTCTTTCCTCTCATCATCGACTCAAAGACGCTGGTGCGCCACCATCTCAAAGCCATCCGCCATACGGCCCACACTATCTCAAAGCCATCCGCCAACGTTCGCATCTTCTCCGGTCTTGGCAAGTCTGCTACCGTCCCCTTCTCAAAGCCGCCACCATCGAAAGCCATCACCACCACCTCAAAGCCATCCacgattttcttttcttatcttcatGGGACGTACGCCTCTTCCGCCTCGAGGCTCACCTTCTCGAGGCGGAGCGCCTCGCCTGGTTGGGGCGCAGGCTGCGCATCCGACCATGGGGGCGTACGCCTTGAGGCAAGCGGCCACCGCCTCGCCTTGAGGCGTGCCTTAAGGCGTACGCCTCGTTCGCCTTTTTAAACAATGGTTTTAGGTTTTTAGCGTGCCCCAGAGTCCATTTATGACTTATGGGGCCCCTGGCCCAGGAGCATTGGTGCCACACTCGGGGCGGCTTGTTCTTTACTTGCTAGGGCAATTATTTTTGGCATCTTTGGCTTGGGAGAAATGACTACATTTTTAATTCTACAGCTTTATCGTTAccctctatttttattaaaatttgctaCCTGTATCTTACTTGTGTGGATGCAGTAGAAGCTTGAGGAACCTTCGTCAAGTGTTAGACGTTGTATCCAGTTCTCAGGGCCCTCCATGCGTGATGAGCACGACCCTGATGATACGCCCAATGACATCACCGGCTAGATCACTCTTTCCTATCGTGGTGGGGATTTGTCTTGAGGACATTTTCGGACTCTTTCACTCGTCTTGCTATTTTTTTCTTGCTCTTTGCATCTACAGTCCCTCCCCTGTGGTGCTTTGTCTTTGTCTCTTGCTCCATTCCCGATGGAtagctttgtttgtttgtttgtttgttgttgcgtcgcttttgtttttgatgtttttttttaataatttttcatgttATTCATGCTTGTCTTTTATTAATGCATtgttatttatccatttttttgaaaaaaaatattataaaatttttcattttgatcatctttgttgaataaaaaattaaaatttattatattaatatgaaaaactagataaaaatttttcatgtcaaatattaatttattaataaaaataaatgcttGATAATATTTCatgtgaaattttatttgacAAGTAATTCgtctaatatataataaaaaataattatatatccatgtataaaaaataaacaattattggCTTCTTCCTTATACCAATCTCAGTATCATCCATTTTAATCCTTCTCCCATTTCTATTCATATTACTAAGTTAacatttcaaatatttcatgttTACAGTACTTAacttgaaacttttttttttttgaaaggtgTTTGTCAACATTTCTAACTAAGTTTacatattctttatttttattaactaagACTGCATTATCAACAACATGATCATTATAAGATTTGATGTTAAATATGCTTAGCCAATTCATCTATAATTAAAACATGTAGACTAGTCACCAAGACTTTAGTGATCAAAACTTTTTTTAGTTTCTTCTCCTACCATTCTAATGTTAATGACAAAAGTCATTGTGCATATTCTTTACCATGTCTATATACTTAATAGTAAAGCACCTCCTCTAGCACCTTATTGTATTCCTCTTTTAGATCAATTAATATCATGTataaatctttctttttatcCATATATTTCTTCATCGACCGTCTTAATTTACAAATTACATCTATGCTAATTGCTAAGTATTCCaactataaaaacaaaattaacttaaaaaatcaTATACTTGTTCCACGTCTCACCTCACTCAATTAGTCTATCCCCGACCATATTGATTATGTTATAGaatgattaataaattttatggacTCTAGTGTTTTACGAATTgggtttgtattttttaaataattttattcattcaAAAACACATGAGATATTTACTTCTCTGTATGATGTtcaaatgattattatttatttatttatttatttacatataatagggtatatttttttttttttaggttgtgtttgattccttttttccctggaaaattttttcaatttttatttttcaactaaatagcatgtttgtttgccaaaattttccgtagaaatttttttcacaaactcTATCACATGATCCTATTTTCCATCAAAtcagtgaaattttttttcctacctCCACCTTAAGAAAAGTTTTCCACGGAAAACTTTTCTTAAGGGATAACATGTGAGGATCAActacaatgtttttctttttcttttaaattaaaaaagataaaatatataacttgataatattttaaatcaatttatcCAGATTAGGGAACAAATCCCGAGgcgttttgatggtaagattcacgTAGTgctttataattaattgaacttcaagttctactcgaacaattttaataatttttttaaaaaaatttcatgggaaatgtgactttttccaatcaaacaataaatgaggttttttccatgaaaaatgttACATTTCCCGTGGAAAATAAGagtaatcaaacaacaaaatttgaatttttatggagaaatttgtcataaaaatttttttttttccagccaTTTTCTGTGTTGTCAATCAAATACAACTTTATTGTTTAACATCCATTGTTAAGATTTCTCTTGTGAAAGGATGAAAAATCAATCACAAAAGTAGGTATTGAAAAAGATtgataaatgaatgaataattaaaagGAGGAGGTTCTCCACTCCAATACAAAAGACAATTCATTTCAACATCATCACAAATAAATTAAGTTATTGatccaatttattttaaaaaaagtaattgaTCCAATGATTGAgttacaaatttttttcaataaatgaataaataattatcatatgTATCAACTAATGGCCATCTTTAAATGGATAATTTATTCAGCATTGCTACATAATTTATTGGACATTGTTGAATTAGTCACTCTGataaacttaaataaataaataaaagcaaacgCCTATTACTGCCAAGGGTTGGCAAAAAGTCACATTCAAGATGAAGAATGATATATATACCcctaaaacaaagaagaaatctGTATCACATCAATATTTTGaccattttatttcttatagtaaacaattattttaattttaggaTATTTGGATGTAATGTAAGTTAAAAATGAATAAGAATAattacaaggaaaaaaaatatattttagatttatatatgaaTGCTTGTGATATaatgaagtgtttttttaagaataattaagttttaaaaaaacattgtcAATCAAGTGAGCTGTATAATTATGGTCTAAACAATCACAATTCAATAGAATTGAAATAAAAAGGCATCCGCAATTCGGTGGTAACTTACCATAAAGTACATAAGGGAGGTGAAGGTTTAAAACCTTACTTTTACCGTATTATTTACCATATTTATGTATTGCACACAAAGGCCTAGTAttattcatcattattatttgatGGTCCTAGTGTGGAgtccatataaaaaaattgtattttctcATGTTCAAAATTGCATGGGAATTTATCATAAGGGACCATTACGGTACAGTAATTGATGTATCTCAGTATTTACCTCTCATTTTAACGGCGTTCGTCAccttagttaaaaaaataaaaaaataaaaaatctttattcATTATAAgtctccttttttttacaatgattgagaaaaactttaatttgatcaatAACTATTTCTAAAGTGaaattatcttaaaataaatGATTCTATTGTTTTAATATAACAAGCAATTAACATTAAATAatacttaacaaataataaaccaTACTCAAAAACCAATagattaatcaattaatttagacCTGGCCacactaaaccaaaccctacgGACACTCCACCACAAGGACCAAGTCCCACTTCCAACCCGTTTTCCAACCAGTAAGTAGAGAAGGAACTAGAACTTACATTCAGTAACTCCAGTTACGTAGTgggggaaaaaaatagaaaaccacTTCCcgccttttttacttttttcacAGCAGTTGACAGTTAACcgttaaaatattagaataagcGCCAAAACCGAAGCTTTCCACCAGCATCCACCAGATGCCCTCATCTTTGTTCCACTCTCCATTTTGTTGTTTTCCCTGAGCGTGGACCTTCTTCATCCTCAGCCACGGCCATCGCCGGAGCTCGGAGGTCTTCGGAGAGTTCACGGTATTAGCAAGAAGTCAATTTTTTATTGTCTTTTGATCTGATCTGATTGATGTTTTGGTGTGAGGTTGGGTAACATGGTGAGCTGCCGGCAGGCTTGTCGGTAGGATCGCTATGAGTTTGGTTTGTCTTGTGGTGCTGTTGGTTCTCATCCACCGTGCTCTTGCTCAGCAAGGTGAGTTCTGGATTGATGGTTTTTGAGTGCATGTTAAGTGTTTGTGATTTGGTCTATGAGAGTTTGTTGAGGTTTTTGGTCAGGATTCTGTATGGATTGATGAATCTGGGTTTTGATGGAGGTGATGCAAGTCCTTGTTTTGGATTGTACACATGTTCAGACTTTTGGATATaggaatcttttttttttaatgatttcatGCACTGGTTTTGTATTGGGTTTCTTGTACGGCTTCTGCTCAAGTTGTTATATCTTTTTATGTGGCATTTTTTTAGTGAGATAGTGTTTCTGGTTTTGTTGCAAGAGGCTTCTATTGTTTAGCTGGTAAGTGGTAATCAATTCTGACTTCGCAGTatagttattaataaaaagtttaGTGGATAATTGTaagctttaatttttatttggtaacTTGGTTCTAAGTTTACATAAAGAGATAAAGGGTGACCACTTGATGCATTCGTTTAGTAGTTGgattttcttgaattggttGTGCTCAAAGttgtccattttttttttctgatggTATTTCAATTAATGAGATAGATGATGTTTCTGGTTTTGTTGGGAGAGGTTTATGTTGTTTAGCTAGTAAAGTGAATTTTTCTGTTACTGAATACTGTATTCTGAGTGTGAGAAAGGGGTTAGTGGATAAATGAAAGCTTAGAATTTCATTTGGGAAGTTGTTCTTAGCGTGCTTAGTTCATATTAAATGGAAGTAATGtatgtaatttaaatattatcaagaaACAAGgcattttgtttttgcaatttAGAACTGTGTAATACCAAAATTGAGAATGAGAGAAGGCAATGGTTTTATCTTCATCCATTGCGTAAGCCCAGTACCAAAAGGCTTATAAGGACTATGTGATTGAAGTAAACATCCAAGCTTGTAGTTGAactccatgttttcattgaatgaTTCATTCAAACATGGGCATTGGGATGTGTAGCTTGATTTGTTGATGCTAGATTTTTCTTCGGTTATAGTTTCACTCATTGTCATATGATGTAGGTTTCTTGAGCATTCACTGTTGTGCCATCAAAAATATCACAGATCCAGTCACTAATATAACATGGACCTCTGATGAGTATCTGCCCAAAGCGGTAGGAACATGCGAGGATGTGTCTTTTCCTTCTATCAGCACTTCCAGATATTCCTTGGCTCGAGTCTTCTCAGCTGATAACCAGAACAGTTGGTGTTACTATCTACAAATAGTCCAGGGACAAGACTACCTGGTGAGGACTACTTTTCTTTATGGGCCGGTGTTCAGATCAATAGATGAAACATTGTTCAACATCTCAATTGGCTCTACATCAATATCCCAAGTCAATTCATCTCTTCAGTCTTTTGTGGCAGAGGGTATCTTTGCTGCCACTGGTAACAATGTGAATATTTGTCTAGTGAAAGAGAAGGGAAATGCTTACATTTCAATGATTGAATTGAGACCTCTTAATGATAAAATCTACTTTGATGGTGACTCGTCTATTCTAAAGTTGGTCTCTCGTGTTGATCTTGGAAATGAAAAAACTTCATACAGGTATGCTTCGTCTTCAGGCATTTCTGCATCCtggttatttattatttcattttttttatttgattagttTATTTCACTTGTTTCATCAGGTATCCAGTGGACCCTGCTGACCGCATTTGGGATTTTGATCCAAATTTCACCAGGAGCACTTCcttaaattcatttaatttaaatctGCAGGATGTTAATACTTCTATACCTCTTCAAGTTCTACAGACTGCTGTGGCTGATGACAAGCTGTTGAATTTCCAACTTGTTAATCTCGATATAAGCCATGAAAACTATCTTGTCATCCTTCATTTCCTTGAGCTTAATCCTGACATTCAAGCAGGCCAAaggatatttgatatttgtgtgaatggagaaaagaaatcGGATAGGTTTGATATACTTAAAAGCGGGAAGCCTTCCCGCTACAAAGCATTTACAGTTAAGGTCAAAGCAAACGGTTTTCTCAACATTTCTCTGATAAAAGCTTCAAACACAGTACAATATGGACCCATCTGCAATGCTTATGAAATCTTTGAAGTGCATGACATAGATGTTGAAACCATTTATAGAGATGGTATGCGATTAAATCAGTTACTGccatttttctttgcttttttcatTAACATTTTTCTTGAAGTTACCAAGGATTAATTCAATGAAATCTTACAATACATGGTCCTTATGGTCACTTTCTTAGCAAAGTAGTAGACAATAAGTCAATAACATCACTTTTAAATATGCGTGTACATATGACCATTCGAgtggtttctttcttttgattccTTATGATATATCTTGATCCTCTGGTCCAACTGTAGACACTCCAAGATCCTTTTATGCTAGAAATATGCCCCTAAAGAAATCTctttacatgtttttatttattcatctgACCATCTGCTTGAAAAAAAGTATACATTTCTATTATGCTTTGTCATGTCTTTCGACTTTGGACTTTTTTCCAAGTGCAGTGCTacatattaagaaaaaattgtGATGAAGTCAATGTAGAGATTgatacatatattatttttcttttacaaatgtATACAGTTGAAGCAGCATCACAGCTGAAGAATGTACTTGTTATGGAGAACCCAGGGAATCAGAGATTGAGAAAGTGGCTTGGGGATCCATGCACACCATCTCCCTGGGAAGGTCTTGATTGTGGAGAAAGGAATCAAACTCTTATCATTACCAAGCTGTAAGTGTTCCCTGGTGTGCCCTTCTTCCTTGTCGAAGTCATTGAAATTCTACCTTCATGTCTAGTATTCCAATAATTCTAAATTAAATTTCAGAGTTCTCATATTTCTTTCTGCCGATGTTATGTATTAATGCAGTTTTTCTGGTGCGCTTCATCTCTTCcacattttgtttttaaaacaatGAATATGAAATTTAAGATCACTTACCTACTCAGGAACCTTTCATCAATGGGCCTTCAAGGACCGGTACCTGACATCATCAGTGACCTGAAAGACCTAACGGAGCTGTATGGTTAACTCCTCCCTTCAAACATGATTCACGGTTGTTGAGTAAATCTTATTTGCTCTAGGCTATGCATAATCCCTCCCAGCAGGGATCTGCAGAACAACAACTTCAGCGGCTCCATTCCAGAATCTCTTGCATCTCTGAAGCATTTATCAAAATTGTATGTTCTCAGACTTTGATTTCAATTATTTCTATCTCGCTGAGAAATGCCCTGCAACTTTGTTTCAAAGTTACATAAGCTTAATAGCTTGTCTTTCTTTTAGGTCTATCAGTTGCAACCCACAGCTCAACAGTCAGGTTCCCAGAAACTTAACAGAAAAGAAGAATCTTACCATAGAGTACGAAAACTGTAGGCATTTATCAGCCTATTAAGTTACATATTTCCATCTATTTTTCATGTGACATTTCACTTTGTATCCCTTTTAAACAGTTTTCAAGGTTGTGATGGTCAAGAAGATCCTGAGTCTGCTGACTCCCCTCAAAGAAGTGTTTATTTCATAGGTGGCATTGCTGGAGGATCTGTTGCATTTGCACTTGGActtggagcatttttaactTGCTTCTACAAACGAACTCGGCAACATAACGATACAACCCACCTAGTTGTGAAGAGTATGTTTATGAATACCTACCTTCTCCACAAATTCTCATATCTTCATCATGATTATGTTTGAGCTTCTTAATGTGTATGTCAGATCTACctcataggaaaaaaaaagaagaaggataaCAGTTATTTGCTCTTGCATGCATGGCAATGAGCGCAAGTAGGAAAAATGATATTACAGACACAATTGAGTCCCAGTTCTTCATCAGATAAGATTGTCAGAATCCTTGAATGGGCCTTATGTCTTCATGCTtgttatagaaatatttaataaccCCACTTCCACTAATTTAATTACTTTGGCTTGACTGAAACAAaatgttagggttttttttttataatggaaaATATATGCACAGGCAGTTTATATATCGGATATCAGGTAACCAATTCTGTGAGATTAGTTTTACACACTGCTATAAGAGCATAATTCTGTGTCTTCCTTTACTTTTGGAGCAATAATTCTTTGCCTGCTTTTCTGATAATTCAGAGAATAATCTGTTTATATGTAATGACCAAGTCCGAAAACATGCAGATCCAGTTTACTTGATGCCCAACATGGATGCCCCTTCTGTGAAATTAATAGTGCAGTGCTTTCCTCTAAAGTATATCGAAAGTGTGACATGtaattacaaaacaatgattggTGAAGGGGGATTCGGAGCTGTTTTCCGAGGCACTCTCCCAGATGGAGAAGAAGTTGCTGTAAAGGTTAGATCAGCCACATCAACACAAGGAACTCGTGAGTTTGATAATGAGGTGGGCAGTACTTGACATGCATTAGATATCATTGATAATCTTTTATGACGTCTTTTTCGTTGTTTATTTAATCAGAAGGATTTAGATATACTGTGCATGGTACTGCTTTTTggttataaaatatttgattactTTTTTCATACGAATAACTAAGGTGCAAGATTCATTTGTTATAACAGCTATAAATTACCTCAACATATGATAAACTCAGAAGTGCTTTATGGTTTTCCTACTTTAGATTTGTGAGATATGTATTTTCCATTGATGATAGCTTGGTTGAATTACAGGTGACACTCCTTTCAACTGTTCGGAATGAAAATTTAGTCCCGCTTCTTGGTTATTGCTGCGAAAATGATCAACAAATTCTTGTTTATCCATTTATGTCAAATGGGTCATTACAAGATCGTCTTTATGGTAATTCTCTGTCTAAATTATCTATGCAGTTTTGccgtatttattattttctcattttctgAGAGCATTATTCAATTACAGGGGAAGCGGCAAAAAGGAAAATTCTTGACTGGCCAACCAGACTCTCTATTGCACTTGGTGCTGCCACAGGTGAACTCATGTTAAtgccatatgtatatatatatattagaactagttcatatatatatatatattgagttatCCTGAGCATTTAACGATTAGGTGCTATTTGTTCATGAAAAAGAGCTTTTAATGTTAAGCTTTTAACATAGATTTCCAAAAAACTTCTTAAGAAAAGGATTTTATGGTCTAGATTTGCAAAAAATTAAGGTAGAAGAGTGTTTTATCAAAatgtaaacatgtttattaAATTGGTTAAAAACAAAAGGGTACATTTTCAACAGTTCAAAATATGGTTTTTTTCAGTGTTGTTATAATCATTGTTTGTAAATGTTTGTGTGTGCGGCTAAACTAGATCCCCTTTGGCAGCttaaatttttaactttttgtcCAAA comes from Dioscorea cayenensis subsp. rotundata cultivar TDr96_F1 chromosome 15, TDr96_F1_v2_PseudoChromosome.rev07_lg8_w22 25.fasta, whole genome shotgun sequence and encodes:
- the LOC120276701 gene encoding nodulation receptor kinase-like → MSLVCLVVLLVLIHRALAQQGFLSIHCCAIKNITDPVTNITWTSDEYLPKAVGTCEDVSFPSISTSRYSLARVFSADNQNSWCYYLQIVQGQDYLVRTTFLYGPVFRSIDETLFNISIGSTSISQVNSSLQSFVAEGIFAATGNNVNICLVKEKGNAYISMIELRPLNDKIYFDGDSSILKLVSRVDLGNEKTSYRYPVDPADRIWDFDPNFTRSTSLNSFNLNLQDVNTSIPLQVLQTAVADDKLLNFQLVNLDISHENYLVILHFLELNPDIQAGQRIFDICVNGEKKSDRFDILKSGKPSRYKAFTVKVKANGFLNISLIKASNTVQYGPICNAYEIFEVHDIDVETIYRDVEAASQLKNVLVMENPGNQRLRKWLGDPCTPSPWEGLDCGERNQTLIITKLNLSSMGLQGPVPDIISDLKDLTELDLQNNNFSGSIPESLASLKHLSKLSISCNPQLNSQVPRNLTEKKNLTIDFQGCDGQEDPESADSPQRSVYFIGGIAGGSVAFALGLGAFLTCFYKRTRQHNDTTHLVVKNPVYLMPNMDAPSVKLIVQCFPLKYIESVTCNYKTMIGEGGFGAVFRGTLPDGEEVAVKVRSATSTQGTREFDNEVTLLSTVRNENLVPLLGYCCENDQQILVYPFMSNGSLQDRLYGEAAKRKILDWPTRLSIALGAATGIMYLHNFAGRCIIHRDIKSSNILLDHSMCAKVADFGFSKYAPQEGDSGASLEVRGTAGYLDPEYYSTQQLSSKSDVFSFGVVLLEIVTGREPLNIQRPRNEWSLVEWAKPFIRESRIDEIVDPSIKGGYHAEAMWRVVETALVCLEPFSTYRPNITDIVRELEDALIIENNASEYMRSIESIGIGGVGNGSSRYLSVERKPLPPIQSPIEPSPSYSEILTAPQPR